Proteins from one Oryza sativa Japonica Group chromosome 12, ASM3414082v1 genomic window:
- the LOC136354517 gene encoding uncharacterized protein, producing MLNVKALIPVTLDLATGNYARCRGLFLVVLGKYALTDHVLYDAPLPNHADWAQMDCVVLGWRTISHDLLQEVMSPTATTRSIWHDLEFQILENCELRAINLSTEFHGFTQGDISIFEYCRRLNTMADNLADLGEPQSDRMLINGLSTKYGNTTTSARTGNNSQGGGGSGGNSHNRRRKRGGGNGGNSRGGGRQHVT from the exons ATGCTCAATGTCAAGGCCCTCATCCCCGTGACATTGGACCTCGCCACCGGTAACTATGCACGCTGCCGCGGTCTCTTCCTCGTGGTTCTTGGCAAATATGCCTTGACGGACCACGTCTTGTATGACGCTCCTCTTCCTAATCATGCCGATTGGGCACAGATGGACTGTGTCGTCCTCGGCTGGCGCACCATCTCCCACGACCTGCTTCAGGAGGTGATGTCGCCCACTGCCACCACCCGCTCCATTTGGCATGATTTGGAGTTCCAAATTCTTGAAAATTGTGAGCTTCGTGCCATCAACCTCTCCACCGAGTTCCATGGATTCACGCAAGGCGATATCTCCATTTTCGAGTATTGTCGTCGGCTCAATACTATGGCGGACAACCTCGCTGACCTCGGCGAACCGCAGTCCGACCGCATGCTCATCAATGGCCTTAGCACTAAATATG GCAACACCACCACCAGCGCCCGCACCGGCAACAACtcccaaggcggcggcggctccggtgGCAACTCCCACAATCGTCGTCGCAAACGCGGCGGTGGCAACGGCGGCAATAGCAGAGGTGGCGGCAGACAGCACGTCACCTAG